A section of the Bacillus sp. V2I10 genome encodes:
- a CDS encoding TrkA family potassium uptake protein, with protein MGIKQVWVKASNLYHKKVLEKIGADRVILPEHDMARRIAHYIGSEKIIDYIELSSDYSLVEIKATKKLSNRSLLDLDARARYGCTIIGIQRNNKMIISPSAIILENDILFVIGDNEGLTRFEENEV; from the coding sequence ATGGGAATTAAACAAGTATGGGTTAAGGCATCTAATCTCTATCACAAGAAAGTACTTGAGAAAATAGGTGCGGATCGTGTTATATTGCCTGAACATGATATGGCAAGACGAATTGCTCATTACATCGGATCAGAAAAGATTATTGATTATATTGAACTTTCCTCTGATTATAGTCTTGTTGAAATCAAAGCTACAAAAAAATTGAGTAATAGAAGCCTTCTTGATTTAGATGCTAGAGCACGGTATGGTTGTACCATTATTGGAATTCAAAGAAATAATAAAATGATTATATCACCTTCGGCTATAATATTAGAAAATGATATATTGTTTGTTATTGGTGATAATGAGGGTTTGACACGTTTTGAGGAAAATGAGGTATAA
- a CDS encoding molybdenum cofactor biosynthesis protein B — protein MSVQQHKAEAPINLICMIITVSDTRIFETDKSGKLIKSLLDDYSCTVKDYLIVRDEYEEILEAIKKGCANEEIDVILLNGGTGIAKRDVTIEAVQSLLEKELTGFGEIFRMLSYTEDIGSAAIMSRAIAGVANDTAIFSMPGSSGAVSLAMKKMILLEMAHVVREIRKDHQVK, from the coding sequence ATGAGTGTACAGCAGCATAAAGCAGAAGCTCCAATAAATTTGATTTGCATGATTATAACAGTCAGTGATACGCGCATCTTTGAGACGGACAAAAGCGGAAAGTTGATCAAGAGCTTGCTGGATGACTATTCTTGTACAGTAAAAGATTATCTGATTGTCAGGGACGAATACGAAGAGATTCTGGAAGCCATCAAAAAAGGCTGTGCGAATGAGGAAATTGATGTGATCTTGCTTAATGGCGGAACAGGAATTGCTAAACGGGATGTAACCATTGAGGCTGTTCAAAGCCTATTGGAAAAAGAATTAACCGGATTCGGAGAAATCTTTCGGATGTTGAGTTATACGGAAGATATTGGCTCAGCTGCCATTATGAGCAGAGCCATTGCTGGAGTTGCAAATGATACCGCTATTTTCTCCATGCCGGGTTCTTCTGGAGCTGTCTCTCTTGCGATGAAAAAAATGATTCTGCTTGAGATGGCACATGTTGTGAGGGAGATACGAAAAGATCATCAAGTAAAATAA
- the dcd gene encoding dCTP deaminase, producing the protein MILSHQSIQKKMMDKKLQITPITETQFQPASVDLRLGNHFLSLDETSVPYLSLEKAASYKEFCEDKILIPPHGFVLGTTLEWIKLPNNVTAFVEGRSSIGRLGLFIQNAGWVDPGFEGNITLELYNANQVPIELSSGRRICQLVFADLDQEGPAYCGKYSGQDRAFESRIYLDEECRKKSDLCKTFKEFD; encoded by the coding sequence ATGATTCTTTCCCACCAATCCATTCAAAAGAAGATGATGGATAAAAAGCTGCAGATTACTCCCATCACAGAAACTCAATTTCAGCCTGCTTCCGTTGATTTGCGTTTAGGGAATCATTTTTTAAGCCTTGATGAAACTTCTGTTCCTTATCTCTCATTAGAAAAGGCGGCTAGTTATAAAGAGTTTTGCGAGGATAAGATTCTTATTCCTCCCCATGGATTTGTCCTTGGCACGACTCTCGAATGGATTAAACTTCCAAATAACGTTACGGCATTCGTCGAAGGCAGGAGTTCCATCGGGAGACTCGGGCTCTTCATCCAAAATGCAGGGTGGGTTGACCCTGGATTTGAAGGAAACATTACCCTCGAACTGTACAATGCCAATCAGGTGCCCATTGAGTTGAGCTCAGGAAGACGAATTTGCCAGCTCGTGTTTGCCGATTTGGATCAAGAGGGGCCAGCCTATTGCGGGAAGTATTCTGGCCAGGATCGGGCGTTTGAAAGCAGGATATACTTGGATGAAGAGTGCAGGAAAAAGAGTGATCTCTGTAAAACGTTTAAAGAATTTGATTGA